The sequence below is a genomic window from Pedosphaera parvula Ellin514.
GAAGGCCACACGCTGGACAACCGGGGAACGGTGAACTGGACCTCGGCTTATATCACCTCACAGAATAGTCCGGGCACATTCATCAATGACAGCCTCCTGGTTCTCTTCCAATATGGCTCCCTGGGCGCCTCCGGTTCGGGCAGTGGCTCCGTTTTCCAAAACAATGGCACCCTGCTCTGCCCAGCCAGCCAGGGCACAGTGAGCTTCTACTCCAACTGGAGCTTTACCAACAGTGGAACTTTAACCGTGCAATCCAACTCGGTGCTCGATCTCCAGCACGATTACGCTGGTTCCCTGAACTTCGCGGACGGAGCCCTCCTCAATGGACCCGGCAAGACCCGCCTGGCCTCTAGTGACCTTACCGCCAGCGGCATTATCACCGTGGATGGCACCTTTGAACTGGCCGGCTCGCAATTCAATAGCGGCACCCTCAAGGGCACCCAGACCTGGACGGGTGCCGGCAGCTTCAACTGGACGGGAGGCACTATGTCGGCACCCGGCACTACATCCATAGCCAATAACTTTCACCTAAACATTCAAGGCCTTGATCAAAAGAACCTCAATAACCACACACTCTATAACCGGGGAAGTATTACTTTCAGCTCAGCATTGCAAGGCTCCACGAACGCAATTATCAACAACGCAGGACTGTTCAAGTTGGCCGATTTCGGCAATTTCGCCACTGGGGATGGAACAGCCGCCTTTAACAACTTATCGGGGGGCACTATGTGCACCCCGGGCACAAACGCTCCTTCTTCGCAAACCTATTGCACGATGAATTGGGCTTTCACCAATGCAGGTGTGCTGGCTCTTAGTTCTGGAACCTTTAACATCATTCCAGCTTACTCGCCCGCAGCTTCGAGTACTCATCGCTTCAACCTGGCTTCCAACAGCGCCGGTTCATCTTCAAGTTTGCTGAATCTGGGCGCTTTCGCTCCCGCTGGAACATTGGTGGTCAAGCTGGGAAATGGCGTCGTTGTCACCAACGGCAGCTCTTTCCAATTGATTACTTATGCCTCTCAAACAGGCAAATTCACGAGTCAGGAGCTTCCATCATTGCCTGCACCTTTGTCCTGGGAACTCGATTACCAACCAACTGCTCTGTTTCTAAAAGCTGTTTCGGTTCCTTTGGAGTTGAAGTCAGCTCAGAAACTCGCTGATGGTTCGTTTCATTTTAGCGCCGCAGGATCATCGGGATCGGCGTATATCATTGAAACATCCACCAATCTGGTCGACTGGACGCCTTTGCAAACAAATATCGTTGTGAACGGATCGGTTGATTTCATTGATTCCTCCGCTACAAACTTCAGCAAGGGTTTCTATCGGATGAGAATCGGAAATTAAACTGGCTCGCGGGTTCACCAGAATTGCCACGCGCCTTTATACACAACCCAAACGCCCAGCAAAAAATTGGTGATGGCATGAGCTGTCATCGCGTCGCCAAGACGCTTTTTATAAATGACCAACCCTTGGTAGGCAACACCGCAGAGGATGCCAGCCAGCCATTCATAGTGGCTGATACCAAAGATGGCGGAGGTCGCTAAAAAAGCAATGGGATGAAAAAATCCGAGTGCCACAGATTGAAAATCTTTTTTTACAATGTATCGGTAGAGGAAAGAACGATAGAACACCTCTTCAATCGGAGGCACGACCAGGGTCGAACCAATTATTCGGGTCAGAATAAAAAACCAGGCCAGTCCTGAGCCTTGGACGAATGATACGTTGGGATTCCAAGGCGCGCCCGCTTTTCCTAGTTTGGGATAATAAGGATCCAATCCCACCCAAATGGCAAAAACCGCCACCCCCACCACCACCGCTTCCCAACTGAATGCCCAGCGCATCTCCTTCACAATGGGCCAAGTCATCCACACCAACCAGGCACCCACAATGGTCTTGGCAAAGTAAATCCAATAGCGGGACGCTTCTCCAAATCGATCCTGACAGGCCGTCAGGAGCACGAACACCAGAAAAGGGACCACACGCGCCATTACTGGCGATGCTTCAAATTTTTTCCTAAATGAATCCACGGCGCAGAAGATAACCAATGCACCGTCACATTCGCCAAGCTTTTAAAGAGGAATACTTTGAGGAGGGCCTTAGTTCAGCTCCATTACCTTCGTCTCCCCGGTTGGCGTGACGATGGTAACGGCTTCCTGCTGAATTGAAATCACTTTGGCCCCTTTCACCTGGTCCCCGACACTGACCGTCTTCCCACTGATCATCGCCGAGGGATGTCTTGGGTTGTAAAAGATGGCTTGGAGTTTGTAAATTGGAGGCTCCGGCTTGGCAATCACCGTATTGGTCGTTTCTGTAACGTTTGAAGTGGTATTGGAAATCGCGGTTGCCGCTGGAACACCCGTCACAAGCGCAGCAGGTTCGACTGGTTTGACCTGGGCTGGCGTCGGAGCAGCCACGACCTGCCTGGCGGGTTCGATTGCTGGGGCTGGAGCAACGTTGACAGCATCAGACACTGTTCTTGCCCGCACACTCGCGCCTGGCTGGACCGCCCCATGGAACCAGATCCAAAGGAGTGTTACCGCCAAAGCCAAAATCACCGCCACCAATGCCGGAAGCAAAAATCTCGTTCCGTCGGGCCGACGCTCGCGCTCTACTGGTCGCAACGCAGGGCCTTCGGCTGGCGCCGTCACTGTAGGCTGCGCTGCCTTCGCCTGCTTTAATGCATCATTGATTAAACTCATGCGTCGATGTTTCCTTCCAACTCCCGCAGGGCTCGCCCCACCAGGTGCCAGTCAATCCGATCACTCTGTTGCACATATCCGGCCAGAAGCGCCTTGTCACAAACCGCATTCACCAATCGCGGAATACCTTTGCTGTAGTTGAATATCCGCCACAACGCCGGCCGGGTGAAATATGGAACGCCATTTCCACCGGACACGTGCAATCGATGCTGCACATACTGTGCCAATTCGGGTTTGGTCAACGGTTTCAGATGGTAACGCACTGTAATCCGCTGCCGCAGCTGCCTTAAACCGTGGTCATTCAGCCTATCCCGCAATTCTGGTTGCCCCATCAACACAATTTGGAGCAGTTTCCGGTCGTCTGTCTCCAGATTGGACAGTAACCGCACCTGTTCGAGCAAATCGTTGGTTAGATCCTGCCCTTCATCGATGATCAAAACGGTTTCCCGTCCCTCGGCCATCTGACGCAACAAAAAGTCATTAATTACGGCTACAGTCTCGAGCCGATCACATCTTCTCACATCGAGTCCAAACTCCATGGCGATGGCTCTGACCAATTGGTCGGCGCTCAACACGGGATTCAGGATCAATGCGGTGGAGAAGGTGTCCGGTAATTGCTCCAGCAACGCCCGGCATAAGGTTGTTTTGCCCGCACCCACCTCACCCGTAAGCTGGACGAATCCCTTTCGCTCCTTGATTCCGTACAGGAGGTGGTTGAACGCCTCGCGATGCTTGACGCTATAGAACAGGAACTTCGGATTCGGCGTGATGGTGAATGGTGGCTCACTCAAGCCGTAATACTCTAAGTACACTCCTTATCCTTAGCGAAAACCGTACCGAGAAGAAAGAAAAGAAATCTACCCGCATAATTCCTGCTCAACCCGCTTTGCTTCCTGCTCCAAATCTCCGAACGGATAACCCACCGTCAGACACTCCTGCAAGTATTGCTCCAGAAAAGGCCTTATTCCGCCGAGCCTCTCATATTGCGCCACATGCGCCAGTTCATGCACCACTAATCGCCGATCCCCCCAGCAATCTGCACGGATATAAATCCCATACCGCAACGTAAGTCCGGCGGTGAAGGGCGAGAGAAATCCCAACTTCTGCGCCATTGCATGCAAAACCGCATTGGCCGGCAGGGGAATTGCCCGTACCACTCTCAGGCGCACCTTCTCTGGATGCTGGATGCCGATCCGCTTTGCATCGAGCACCAACGGAGCCGTAAGCGCCACGCCCTCCCGGAGGATGATGTTTTCCTGTGCTTCAACCCACGATACCACCAGCGGCAACAAAACCTTGATGACCGTGGGTGTAATCATGAGAACTTTAACCTGCTTTTAAAATAGCCTTGCCGGCCCGCATCAAAGCATCGGCTTCAGCGTCACTGCCAATGGTGATCCGCAGATAATCCTTCACGTTCGGATATTTGAACCAGCGCACCAAAATTTTCTTCGCCCGCAGTTTTTCCAACCATTGCTCGGCCGGAAAACTGGGAGGCTTGGCGAAAATGAAATTAGTCTGACTTGGCAGCACTTCAAACCCAAGGGCGGTTAACTCCCGGCTGAGCCTTTCGCGCGTGGAAATAATTTTCTGAAAGTTTGTGCGGTAATATTTGAGGTCATTCAGCGTGGCCAACGCACCGACCTGCCCCA
It includes:
- a CDS encoding CAAX prenyl protease-related protein encodes the protein MARVVPFLVFVLLTACQDRFGEASRYWIYFAKTIVGAWLVWMTWPIVKEMRWAFSWEAVVVGVAVFAIWVGLDPYYPKLGKAGAPWNPNVSFVQGSGLAWFFILTRIIGSTLVVPPIEEVFYRSFLYRYIVKKDFQSVALGFFHPIAFLATSAIFGISHYEWLAGILCGVAYQGLVIYKKRLGDAMTAHAITNFLLGVWVVYKGAWQFW
- a CDS encoding ExeA family protein is translated as MSEPPFTITPNPKFLFYSVKHREAFNHLLYGIKERKGFVQLTGEVGAGKTTLCRALLEQLPDTFSTALILNPVLSADQLVRAIAMEFGLDVRRCDRLETVAVINDFLLRQMAEGRETVLIIDEGQDLTNDLLEQVRLLSNLETDDRKLLQIVLMGQPELRDRLNDHGLRQLRQRITVRYHLKPLTKPELAQYVQHRLHVSGGNGVPYFTRPALWRIFNYSKGIPRLVNAVCDKALLAGYVQQSDRIDWHLVGRALRELEGNIDA